The following coding sequences lie in one Haloarcula marina genomic window:
- a CDS encoding GcvT family protein has translation MSTSEPPARAETVVIGAGAVGCSVAYHLTELGAEDVTVIDQGPLPVTGGSSVHAPGIMFQTSPSKIQAKTAYYTSRLLSDAGVYDEVGGIEVARSEERMDFLRRRVEWATSYGLPEPQLLSPEEVTDHLPMVDEDEILGGYYSPTDGRVDGIGALQWYMSESSADFYGNTQVSDIEVEGGEIQAVVTNRGRIECDRCVMATNNWGYQTGQLAGLDLPIAPVEHQYVVTEPMDELADEETSVGDNTTGLDVPGDRDIAEYMSEGPTIPVGRDQDNSLYFRNHGDALGMGSYNHETLSVDPEDMGENSEERQASVRGFTEEHWTTPTHRNRDKSAKQAFDELLPATEDAEYAVTENGIFVFTPDGMPAVGPTAAVDGLWSGLAIWWTHSGGYGRILAEWMENGVPRLPSGPVDTGGIHVQRFEPHTGEKDYFVDRGAKRYEQVYSIVEPRWQPDDHRGLRTSPFYHQQKELGAEFYQSGGWESPQYYESNADLVERYEDQIPEQDGWQGINRSPIEAAEHLHTREHVSMFDMTSFASIMVEGSDAESFLQRVCSNDVEIDVGQVRYSLLLNEGGGILADVTVVRLDDDEYMVTTGGGNSPQIHGNWLKDHAPETVSVTVEEGAKSTIGLWGPKSRLLLQRCTDADVTNDGFPYFRAKQMYVGEVPVIALRVSYVGELGWELWTPVEYGQKLWETLWEEGQDLDVRPMGGGALSSMRLEKGYRLWGTDIDTDSNPLEAGLPFAVDMDTDFIGKDALESAKADGIDNRITPLTLDDSTDIMLSGRPVLKDGEAIGYVQAGDFGYSIGESIAYTYVPSEYAEAGTSVQVQCEGETYDATIRDEPLFDPGRDKIIR, from the coding sequence ATGAGCACGAGTGAGCCACCAGCACGGGCGGAGACGGTCGTCATCGGGGCCGGAGCCGTCGGGTGCAGCGTCGCCTACCACCTGACGGAACTCGGAGCCGAGGATGTGACCGTCATCGACCAGGGACCGCTCCCGGTCACAGGCGGGTCGTCGGTCCACGCGCCGGGCATCATGTTCCAGACCTCGCCGTCGAAGATACAGGCGAAGACGGCCTACTACACGAGTCGCCTGCTTTCGGACGCTGGCGTCTACGACGAGGTGGGTGGCATCGAAGTCGCCCGGAGCGAGGAGCGGATGGACTTCCTCCGTCGTCGGGTCGAGTGGGCCACCTCCTACGGCCTGCCGGAGCCGCAGTTGCTCTCGCCGGAGGAGGTGACCGACCACCTCCCGATGGTCGACGAGGACGAGATTCTCGGCGGCTACTACTCGCCGACCGACGGCCGCGTCGACGGCATCGGGGCGCTCCAGTGGTACATGTCCGAATCGTCGGCGGATTTCTACGGCAACACACAGGTCTCGGATATCGAGGTCGAGGGCGGCGAGATTCAGGCCGTCGTCACCAACCGCGGTCGCATCGAGTGCGACCGCTGCGTGATGGCGACGAACAACTGGGGCTACCAGACGGGCCAACTCGCGGGGTTAGACCTCCCTATCGCGCCGGTCGAACACCAGTACGTCGTCACTGAACCGATGGACGAACTGGCCGACGAGGAGACTTCCGTCGGCGACAACACCACCGGACTGGACGTGCCCGGCGACCGCGACATCGCCGAGTACATGAGTGAGGGACCGACCATCCCCGTCGGCCGCGACCAGGACAACTCCCTGTACTTCCGCAACCACGGCGACGCCCTCGGCATGGGGTCGTACAACCACGAGACGCTGTCTGTCGACCCCGAAGACATGGGCGAGAACAGCGAGGAGCGACAGGCCTCCGTCCGGGGGTTCACCGAGGAACACTGGACGACGCCGACCCACCGCAACCGCGACAAATCGGCCAAGCAGGCCTTCGACGAACTGCTCCCGGCCACCGAGGACGCCGAGTACGCCGTCACTGAGAACGGCATCTTCGTGTTCACGCCCGACGGGATGCCCGCCGTCGGGCCGACGGCGGCCGTCGACGGTCTCTGGAGCGGACTGGCGATTTGGTGGACCCACTCGGGCGGCTACGGTCGCATCCTCGCCGAGTGGATGGAGAACGGCGTCCCGCGGCTTCCGTCGGGGCCGGTCGACACCGGCGGTATCCACGTCCAACGGTTCGAGCCACACACCGGCGAGAAAGACTACTTCGTCGACCGCGGCGCGAAACGCTACGAGCAAGTGTACAGCATCGTCGAACCGCGCTGGCAACCCGACGACCACCGCGGCCTCCGCACGAGTCCGTTCTACCACCAGCAGAAGGAACTCGGCGCGGAGTTCTACCAGAGCGGCGGGTGGGAGTCCCCGCAGTACTACGAGTCCAACGCGGACCTCGTCGAGCGGTACGAGGACCAGATTCCCGAGCAGGACGGCTGGCAGGGCATCAACCGCTCGCCCATCGAGGCCGCCGAACACCTCCACACTCGCGAGCACGTGTCGATGTTCGACATGACCTCCTTCGCCTCTATCATGGTCGAGGGGAGCGACGCCGAATCCTTCCTCCAGCGGGTGTGTAGCAACGACGTGGAGATAGACGTGGGACAGGTGCGCTACTCGCTGCTGTTGAACGAGGGCGGCGGCATCCTCGCAGACGTGACCGTGGTCCGACTGGACGACGACGAGTACATGGTCACTACCGGCGGGGGCAACTCCCCACAGATTCACGGGAACTGGCTGAAGGACCACGCCCCCGAAACCGTCTCGGTGACCGTCGAGGAGGGCGCGAAGTCGACCATCGGCCTCTGGGGACCGAAGTCCCGACTCCTGCTCCAGCGGTGTACGGACGCCGACGTGACCAACGATGGCTTCCCGTACTTCCGGGCCAAGCAGATGTACGTCGGCGAAGTGCCCGTCATCGCGCTGCGCGTCTCCTACGTCGGCGAACTCGGCTGGGAGCTATGGACGCCCGTCGAGTACGGACAGAAGCTCTGGGAGACCCTCTGGGAAGAAGGGCAGGACCTCGACGTGCGGCCGATGGGCGGCGGCGCGCTGAGTTCGATGCGCTTAGAGAAGGGCTATCGGCTCTGGGGGACCGACATCGACACGGACTCGAACCCCCTCGAAGCGGGGCTTCCCTTCGCCGTCGACATGGACACCGACTTCATCGGGAAGGACGCGCTCGAATCGGCGAAGGCCGACGGCATCGACAACCGCATCACGCCGCTGACGCTCGATGACTCGACGGACATCATGCTGAGCGGCCGTCCGGTCCTCAAGGACGGGGAGGCCATCGGCTACGTGCAGGCCGGTGACTTCGGCTACTCCATCGGCGAGTCCATCGCCTACACGTACGTCCCCAGCGAGTACGCCGAGGCCGGAACGTCGGTGCAGGTCCAATGCGAGGGCGAGACGTACGACGCGACGATTCGCGACGAACCGCTGTTCGACCCCGGCCGAGACAAGATCATCAGATGA
- a CDS encoding GcvT family protein → METTDSVPTQADTVIVGAGIVGCNLAYQLTQLGREDVVVVDQGPMPTTGGSSTHAPGIMFQTAEPKELSQFADYSRKLYSELEGADGQQAYNEVGGIEVARSEERMAFLQRRVEHAKAWGIEDPQILSPEEVTDHLPLVDESQILGGYYSPTDGQVSGVVACDALAREAMERGAEFVPHTRTEDIETEGDSVQAVVTENGTIECEEVVVATNIWARQLGEKLGVHLPVTPVEHQYTMTESLSEMADSAVDITDHPLFENYENVSGEKAKRLLVGPDRPILRDQDNAMYYRTHGDAYGIGSYNHEPIVPDPQELGGNDPDGEQGSVHEFTDFHMDNATHPDRPHKAPRQASNELVPATEGAELEHKYNGMFAESPNGLPVMGPVRDLEGLWTAAAIWVTHAGGAMKAMAEWMENGIPKLDDGPMDVSHCNVNRFDEHEGSWDFARDIGAEEYRIVYNIMHPKWVWEDKQRDIRRTPMYHTHKEYDAEMWAEAGWEAPQWFESNADLLAAYEDQIPDRDGWEGVYWSPLEGAEALHVRNKVGLHDMTPFNKMEVVGAEADQFVQRLCTNDMDLDVGDVRYTLMCNEGGGVRADITVTRTSEDRYLLLTTGREVGNNHVAWVRHQSPEGVVVNDVTSSLAAMVCTGPDARNVLSKVTDVDLSDDAFPFFTSQQFFVKNIPVTALRVSYAGELGWELYTPSEYGERLWEHVMEAGAEYDIRPYGNGALDSLRIEKGFRLWGVDLHTEHNPYEAGLGWAVDLDTEFIGKEAVAAAANGDNIRHEVACLTLDDPDVTILDDRPVFAPGEDETLGYVHSAEYGYSVGACVAYTYLPPEYAEPGTDVEVLFEGERYAATVREEPLR, encoded by the coding sequence ATGGAGACAACCGATAGCGTGCCGACTCAGGCCGATACAGTCATCGTCGGCGCAGGGATCGTCGGCTGCAACCTCGCGTACCAGTTGACCCAACTCGGGCGCGAGGACGTGGTGGTCGTCGACCAAGGGCCGATGCCGACAACGGGCGGGTCCTCGACCCACGCGCCGGGCATCATGTTCCAGACGGCCGAACCGAAGGAACTCAGCCAGTTCGCGGACTACAGTCGAAAGCTCTACTCGGAACTGGAGGGGGCAGACGGTCAGCAAGCGTACAACGAGGTGGGCGGCATCGAAGTCGCCCGGAGCGAAGAGCGGATGGCGTTCCTCCAGCGGCGGGTCGAACACGCCAAGGCGTGGGGTATCGAGGACCCGCAGATACTTTCGCCCGAGGAGGTGACCGACCACCTCCCGTTGGTCGACGAGAGCCAGATTCTCGGTGGCTACTACTCGCCGACCGACGGGCAGGTTTCGGGGGTCGTCGCCTGCGACGCGCTGGCCCGCGAAGCGATGGAACGGGGCGCGGAGTTCGTCCCGCATACGCGCACGGAGGACATCGAGACCGAGGGCGATTCCGTGCAGGCAGTCGTCACCGAGAACGGCACCATCGAGTGCGAGGAGGTCGTGGTGGCGACGAACATCTGGGCGCGACAACTCGGCGAGAAACTCGGCGTCCACCTCCCGGTGACGCCAGTCGAGCACCAGTACACGATGACCGAGTCGCTCTCGGAGATGGCCGACAGCGCCGTGGACATCACCGACCACCCGCTGTTCGAGAACTACGAGAACGTCTCCGGAGAGAAGGCCAAACGGCTGCTCGTCGGGCCGGACCGCCCGATTCTTCGGGACCAAGACAATGCGATGTACTACCGGACCCACGGGGACGCCTACGGCATCGGCTCGTACAATCACGAGCCAATCGTCCCCGACCCGCAGGAACTCGGGGGGAACGACCCCGACGGCGAGCAGGGCTCCGTCCACGAGTTCACGGACTTCCACATGGACAACGCGACCCACCCGGACCGTCCGCACAAGGCCCCGCGGCAGGCCAGTAACGAACTGGTCCCGGCGACAGAAGGTGCGGAACTCGAACACAAGTACAACGGGATGTTCGCCGAGTCGCCCAACGGCCTTCCGGTCATGGGTCCCGTCCGTGACCTGGAGGGGCTCTGGACGGCGGCGGCTATCTGGGTCACGCACGCTGGCGGCGCGATGAAGGCCATGGCCGAGTGGATGGAGAACGGCATCCCCAAACTGGACGACGGTCCCATGGACGTGTCTCACTGCAACGTCAACCGCTTCGACGAACACGAGGGGTCGTGGGACTTCGCGCGGGACATCGGTGCCGAGGAGTACCGCATCGTCTACAACATCATGCACCCCAAGTGGGTGTGGGAAGACAAACAACGGGACATCCGGCGGACGCCGATGTACCACACCCACAAAGAGTACGACGCCGAGATGTGGGCGGAGGCTGGCTGGGAGGCCCCACAGTGGTTCGAGTCCAACGCCGACCTCTTGGCGGCGTACGAAGACCAGATTCCCGACCGCGACGGCTGGGAGGGCGTCTACTGGTCGCCCCTCGAAGGCGCGGAGGCGCTCCACGTCCGCAACAAGGTCGGCCTTCACGACATGACCCCGTTCAACAAGATGGAGGTCGTGGGTGCTGAGGCTGACCAGTTCGTCCAACGGCTCTGTACCAACGACATGGACCTCGACGTGGGCGACGTGCGCTACACCCTGATGTGCAACGAGGGCGGCGGGGTCCGCGCGGACATCACCGTCACGCGAACTAGCGAGGACCGGTACCTCCTGCTGACGACCGGTCGGGAGGTGGGGAACAACCACGTCGCGTGGGTCCGCCACCAGTCCCCCGAGGGCGTCGTCGTCAACGACGTGACCTCCAGCCTCGCGGCGATGGTGTGTACCGGTCCAGACGCCCGGAACGTCCTCTCGAAAGTGACCGACGTTGACCTCTCGGACGACGCCTTCCCGTTCTTCACGAGCCAGCAGTTCTTCGTGAAGAACATCCCGGTGACGGCCCTGCGGGTGTCCTACGCGGGCGAACTCGGCTGGGAGCTGTACACCCCCTCCGAATACGGCGAACGCCTCTGGGAACACGTCATGGAAGCCGGTGCGGAGTACGACATCCGGCCGTACGGCAACGGCGCGCTGGACTCGCTGCGAATCGAGAAGGGGTTCCGCCTGTGGGGCGTGGACCTCCACACCGAGCACAACCCCTACGAGGCCGGACTGGGGTGGGCCGTCGACCTCGACACGGAGTTCATCGGCAAGGAGGCCGTCGCGGCGGCGGCCAACGGCGACAACATCCGCCACGAGGTCGCTTGCCTGACGCTCGACGACCCGGATGTCACCATCCTCGACGACCGACCGGTGTTCGCGCCGGGCGAAGACGAGACGCTGGGGTACGTCCACAGCGCGGAGTACGGCTACTCGGTCGGGGCCTGCGTCGCCTACACCTACCTCCCGCCGGAGTACGCCGAACCGGGAACCGACGTGGAAGTGCTGTTCGAGGGCGAGCGGTACGCGGCGACTGTCCGCGAGGAACCGCTTCGCTGA
- a CDS encoding GlcG/HbpS family heme-binding protein, giving the protein MVQSIQLETATELIAAAESRAEEIENPMVIAIANSEGNLVAQHRMDGAWLASVSISRNKAYTAAALEMPTHELAEPSEPGNSLYGLQSTDEGRLVIFGGGYPLERDGEIVGTIGVSGGAVEQDRDVAEAGVDRWEELTK; this is encoded by the coding sequence ATGGTTCAGTCAATCCAACTCGAAACAGCAACGGAACTCATCGCCGCCGCCGAGTCCAGAGCCGAAGAGATAGAGAACCCGATGGTCATCGCCATCGCCAACAGCGAGGGGAACCTCGTCGCTCAGCACCGCATGGACGGGGCGTGGCTGGCGTCGGTCAGCATCTCGCGTAACAAGGCCTACACGGCCGCCGCGCTAGAGATGCCGACGCACGAACTCGCCGAACCGTCCGAACCCGGCAACTCCCTGTACGGTCTCCAGTCCACAGACGAGGGCCGTCTCGTCATCTTCGGCGGGGGCTATCCCCTCGAACGCGACGGGGAAATCGTCGGCACCATCGGCGTCTCGGGCGGCGCGGTCGAACAGGACCGCGACGTGGCCGAGGCGGGCGTCGACCGCTGGGAGGAACTGACCAAGTAG
- a CDS encoding creatininase family protein, whose amino-acid sequence MHLTRSTWTEMDEVDTDLALLPVGSTEQHGPHAPLGTDTLNAEAVADAAAERYEAPVVVAPAVPVAVAEEHRAFTGTLWTSESTFRAYVRDIVGSLAAHGWDRVVLVNGHGGNVSALGEVCGRIVRHDDAYAVPFTWFDEVDAEVNMGHGGPLETALLQHANPETVREDRLEEAAAGGSDRWGDWQGRVNLAFDSHEFTENGVVGDPREGSAELGAELLDDAAAALVDLLDAVAERDPGPRAT is encoded by the coding sequence ATGCACCTCACACGGTCGACGTGGACGGAGATGGACGAGGTCGACACCGACCTCGCTCTGCTCCCGGTCGGAAGCACGGAGCAACACGGCCCGCATGCGCCGCTCGGTACCGATACGCTCAACGCCGAAGCCGTCGCCGACGCGGCCGCCGAGCGCTACGAGGCCCCCGTCGTCGTTGCCCCGGCAGTCCCGGTGGCGGTCGCGGAGGAACACAGAGCGTTCACCGGGACGCTGTGGACGTCCGAGTCGACGTTTCGAGCATACGTGCGCGACATCGTCGGGAGCCTCGCGGCCCACGGTTGGGACCGGGTCGTCCTCGTGAACGGCCACGGCGGCAACGTCTCCGCACTCGGCGAGGTCTGCGGCCGCATCGTCCGCCACGACGACGCCTACGCGGTCCCCTTCACGTGGTTCGACGAGGTCGACGCCGAGGTGAACATGGGCCACGGCGGCCCGCTAGAGACCGCACTCCTCCAGCACGCCAACCCCGAGACGGTTCGCGAGGACCGACTGGAGGAGGCCGCCGCGGGCGGGAGCGACCGCTGGGGCGACTGGCAGGGGCGAGTGAACCTCGCGTTCGACTCCCACGAGTTCACCGAGAACGGCGTCGTCGGCGACCCACGCGAGGGGAGCGCCGAACTGGGCGCGGAACTGCTCGACGACGCGGCCGCCGCACTGGTCGATTTACTGGACGCCGTCGCCGAGCGTGACCCCGGCCCCCGAGCGACGTAG
- a CDS encoding succinylglutamate desuccinylase/aspartoacylase family protein — protein MEYEPVTHATTDRTLGRLPSGAEVTVTVHRYTGGPGPTVYVQAAQHGIELNGPAALRRLHGRLTEAVLAGTVVVVPVVNPLAFDHRSYMTPSEYDVLNPNFNRVWPGDDDGSLQERLAARLWDIVSEADAAVDLHTGTADMLEHVRVCRDHPEARRLGEAFGTAYLLTDELETTGEDSFSGTFRAAAAHEGIPAVTAELANSRRVAHAAVETGTDGVQNVLRTVGVLPDEPTDSPDQTLLHDEPDATRASASGLFEPRPEVRVGDHVEAGAELGDIYCPASFERLQTVTAECGGVVYSLPRGAAVVAGERLASVARPV, from the coding sequence ATGGAGTACGAACCGGTCACACACGCGACGACCGACCGCACGCTCGGCCGCCTGCCCTCGGGTGCCGAAGTGACGGTCACGGTTCACCGGTACACCGGCGGCCCGGGGCCGACCGTGTACGTGCAGGCCGCCCAGCACGGTATCGAACTGAACGGCCCGGCCGCGCTCCGACGCCTCCACGGTCGGCTTACCGAGGCCGTCCTCGCCGGAACCGTGGTCGTCGTTCCGGTGGTGAACCCGCTGGCTTTCGACCACCGCTCGTACATGACCCCGTCAGAGTACGACGTTCTGAACCCGAACTTCAACCGGGTTTGGCCGGGCGACGACGACGGGAGTCTCCAGGAGCGACTGGCCGCTCGACTCTGGGACATCGTCAGCGAGGCCGACGCGGCCGTCGACCTTCACACGGGGACGGCGGACATGCTCGAGCACGTCCGGGTCTGCAGGGACCACCCCGAAGCCCGACGCCTCGGCGAGGCGTTCGGCACGGCGTACCTCCTGACCGACGAACTCGAAACGACCGGCGAGGACTCGTTCAGCGGGACGTTCCGGGCCGCGGCGGCGCACGAAGGCATCCCGGCGGTCACGGCGGAACTCGCCAACAGCCGTCGGGTCGCGCACGCGGCAGTCGAGACGGGTACCGACGGGGTCCAAAACGTGCTCCGGACGGTCGGCGTCCTCCCCGACGAACCCACGGATTCACCGGACCAGACACTGCTTCACGACGAACCGGACGCGACTCGGGCGTCGGCGTCGGGGCTGTTCGAGCCACGGCCCGAGGTGCGCGTCGGCGACCACGTCGAGGCCGGTGCGGAGTTGGGCGACATCTACTGCCCGGCGTCTTTCGAGCGGCTCCAGACCGTCACCGCAGAGTGCGGCGGCGTCGTCTACTCGCTCCCCCGCGGGGCGGCCGTTGTCGCGGGCGAACGCCTCGCGAGCGTCGCCCGTCCGGTCTGA
- a CDS encoding methylenetetrahydrofolate reductase, translating to MALKSRVSGTQEGVETLLANARFELMPFESFDEEIQHLPSGATIAITTSPQLGIDRTIEKTELAVEKGFEVVPHIAARYVEDRDHLADIAQRLVDAGVTDIFVPGGDREEPAGDFESAYDLLSTLDGMDYEFDEVGITGYPEGHDFLDDETLAEAMQKKEPYATYIVTQLCYDPDTVLAWIEDIRDRGVELPVEIGIPGVMKYQRLMQISQKVGVGDSIKFLKKTTGILGFVKQLVGSRGTYEPDALVDGLGPYVDDDAYGIRGIHIYTFNQTPDTEDWRHGRLS from the coding sequence ATGGCTCTGAAATCCCGCGTCTCCGGAACGCAGGAAGGTGTCGAGACGCTCCTCGCGAACGCGCGATTCGAACTGATGCCGTTCGAGAGTTTCGACGAGGAGATACAACACCTCCCATCGGGGGCCACTATCGCCATCACCACCTCGCCGCAGTTGGGCATCGACCGGACCATCGAGAAGACGGAACTGGCCGTCGAAAAGGGGTTCGAGGTTGTCCCGCACATCGCCGCCCGCTACGTCGAGGACCGTGACCACCTCGCGGACATCGCCCAGCGCCTCGTCGACGCTGGCGTCACGGATATCTTCGTCCCCGGCGGCGACCGGGAGGAACCCGCGGGCGACTTCGAGTCCGCCTACGACCTGCTATCGACGCTCGACGGGATGGACTACGAGTTCGACGAGGTCGGCATCACGGGCTATCCCGAGGGCCACGATTTCCTCGACGACGAGACGCTCGCCGAGGCCATGCAGAAGAAAGAACCGTACGCCACCTACATCGTCACACAGCTCTGTTACGACCCCGACACCGTACTGGCGTGGATAGAGGACATCCGTGACCGCGGCGTCGAACTCCCCGTCGAAATCGGCATCCCCGGCGTGATGAAGTACCAACGGCTGATGCAGATTTCCCAGAAGGTCGGTGTCGGCGACTCCATCAAGTTCCTCAAGAAGACGACCGGCATCCTCGGGTTCGTCAAGCAACTGGTCGGCTCGCGGGGGACGTACGAACCCGACGCCCTCGTCGACGGCCTGGGCCCGTACGTCGACGACGACGCGTACGGCATCCGCGGCATCCACATCTACACCTTCAACCAGACGCCCGACACCGAGGACTGGCGACACGGTCGGCTCTCGTAG
- a CDS encoding universal stress protein: MYRILVPVDRNADRAMQQARYVSALDGDSGAVEATVLYVFPPGRASRAGELRFDEIDSAVDAADYLESNGVDVTRRVETGGAAQEIIDTVEKRDSHEIVMGGRKRSGVAAVLLGSVVQDVFLSAERPVTITGSEMRFSNGRRNVVVPVDRDRERARRQAEYVAGLPLATENVHATVLYVFPHQDYTGAPKHEFGEIRAAVDTAEFLEERGVAVERTAIGGEVERKILAVANDRDADSIVMGGRKRSGVQKVIMGSTAQDILLSANQPVTITG, encoded by the coding sequence ATGTACCGAATACTGGTTCCAGTCGATAGAAACGCGGACCGAGCGATGCAGCAGGCGAGATACGTTTCCGCCCTCGACGGAGACAGTGGAGCAGTCGAGGCAACGGTCCTATACGTGTTCCCGCCTGGTAGAGCCAGTCGAGCGGGCGAACTGAGGTTCGACGAGATCGATTCGGCCGTCGACGCGGCCGACTATCTCGAATCGAACGGCGTCGACGTGACCCGGCGTGTCGAGACCGGTGGTGCCGCTCAAGAGATTATCGATACCGTCGAGAAACGGGATAGCCACGAAATCGTCATGGGCGGTCGAAAACGCTCGGGTGTCGCGGCGGTGTTACTAGGGAGCGTCGTGCAGGACGTGTTCCTCTCTGCGGAGCGTCCGGTCACGATTACTGGGTCAGAGATGAGGTTCAGCAACGGACGGCGCAACGTGGTCGTGCCCGTCGACCGTGACCGCGAACGCGCCCGGCGGCAGGCCGAATACGTCGCCGGGTTGCCGCTGGCGACCGAGAACGTTCACGCGACGGTGCTGTACGTGTTCCCACATCAGGACTACACCGGCGCGCCGAAACACGAGTTCGGCGAGATTCGCGCCGCAGTCGACACGGCCGAGTTCCTCGAAGAACGAGGTGTCGCGGTCGAGCGGACGGCTATCGGCGGCGAAGTCGAACGGAAGATACTCGCCGTCGCGAACGACCGAGACGCAGACAGCATCGTCATGGGCGGGCGAAAGCGGAGCGGCGTACAAAAAGTAATCATGGGCAGCACCGCACAGGACATCCTCCTGTCGGCAAATCAACCCGTCACGATTACCGGGTAG